Proteins encoded by one window of Emticicia oligotrophica DSM 17448:
- a CDS encoding pyridoxal phosphate-dependent decarboxylase family protein codes for MNNNTLDFSNEEFANILQKVSAMVLDKYEHLDEIKGFNVSSQEEVEGWFNEPLPRTGKDSFELLDEVKTKVFDSATGNLGKNMYAYVMSGGNQISTVAELLLSTVNQNNTKWHLAPAMTEIEKRVIKWAAEMIDYTSEAGGAMVSGGSEANLAGLTVARNIFFKKFDIKRKGLFGVKPFTVYCSTETHNCVDKSLSLIGIGTDHLRRVKTQNDLTIDVEALENQIKADIEQGFQPFCIVGNAGTVNTGAIDDLNALADIAQKYHLWLHIDGAYGGLASSLPSLKAKYAGLERADSVALDFHKWLYQPFEIGCVLVRNWRIMRDTYYKEADYLATELQENANARLEFNEHYFQLSRNAKAFKAWMSVKAYGFDRIQQMIQKDIDLTNYLIKLVEESSDFELKSKADLAVACFRYKGNLTAEEEITALNQQLIPALEADGRVFITSTKLNGEFVLRACIINHRKTEQSIEYLLDTIRDVAAKL; via the coding sequence ATGAATAATAATACTTTAGATTTTAGTAATGAAGAGTTTGCAAATATCCTCCAAAAAGTATCTGCAATGGTACTTGATAAATATGAGCATTTAGATGAGATAAAAGGGTTTAATGTAAGTTCACAAGAAGAGGTGGAGGGCTGGTTTAATGAACCTTTACCACGAACAGGAAAAGATAGTTTTGAATTACTTGATGAAGTAAAAACCAAGGTTTTTGATAGTGCAACGGGTAATTTAGGTAAAAACATGTATGCTTATGTGATGTCGGGGGGAAATCAAATTTCAACGGTTGCTGAGTTGTTGCTTTCAACTGTAAATCAAAATAATACGAAATGGCATTTGGCTCCTGCTATGACCGAAATCGAAAAACGTGTGATAAAATGGGCAGCCGAAATGATTGATTACACATCAGAAGCAGGCGGTGCAATGGTAAGTGGAGGCTCAGAAGCTAACTTGGCAGGTTTGACTGTGGCAAGAAATATCTTTTTCAAGAAATTTGATATTAAACGCAAAGGTTTATTTGGCGTAAAACCTTTTACCGTTTATTGCTCGACCGAAACACATAATTGTGTAGATAAGAGTCTATCACTCATTGGTATCGGCACCGACCATTTGCGTAGAGTGAAAACCCAAAATGATTTAACGATTGATGTAGAGGCTCTCGAAAATCAGATTAAAGCAGATATTGAACAAGGTTTTCAACCATTTTGTATTGTTGGCAATGCTGGAACTGTAAACACTGGAGCAATTGATGACCTCAATGCGTTGGCCGATATTGCCCAAAAATATCATCTTTGGCTACATATTGATGGGGCTTATGGTGGTTTGGCTTCATCATTGCCCTCATTAAAAGCAAAATATGCTGGTTTGGAGCGAGCCGACTCGGTGGCACTCGATTTTCATAAGTGGCTTTATCAACCCTTCGAAATTGGTTGTGTTTTGGTTAGAAATTGGAGAATCATGCGTGATACCTATTACAAAGAAGCCGATTATTTAGCTACCGAACTGCAAGAAAATGCCAATGCTCGATTAGAGTTTAATGAACATTATTTCCAGCTGTCTCGCAATGCCAAAGCATTTAAGGCTTGGATGTCGGTAAAGGCCTATGGTTTTGACCGTATTCAACAAATGATTCAGAAAGACATTGATTTGACCAATTATTTAATCAAACTTGTGGAAGAATCATCCGATTTTGAGTTAAAATCGAAGGCTGATTTGGCGGTTGCTTGTTTTAGATACAAAGGAAATTTAACAGCTGAAGAAGAAATCACGGCATTGAATCAACAACTCATTCCTGCCCTTGAGGCCGACGGACGAGTATTTATTACGAGTACAAAACTCAATGGTGAATTTGTCTTGCGGGCGTGTATTATCAACCACCGTAAAACCGAGCAATCTATCGAGTATTTATTAGATACAATTCGAGATGTAGCAGCAAAATTATAA
- a CDS encoding GNAT family N-acetyltransferase produces MKTSIQTYTESYQKQVETLVLGVQNDEFGLGLTAQDQPDLPNIAEFYKNGCFWIALNNENQVMGTIGIEPLTDGQAVLRKMFLDKSMRGDKDENLAQRLFETLLQYAKEKGYEALWLDTPPPAKAAHRFYERNGFDLMPPESAPSSYKLPKISGLKIYRLLIK; encoded by the coding sequence ATGAAAACATCCATTCAAACATATACTGAAAGTTACCAAAAACAGGTAGAAACCTTAGTTTTAGGTGTTCAGAACGATGAATTTGGTTTAGGTTTGACTGCCCAAGACCAACCAGACTTACCCAATATTGCAGAATTTTATAAAAATGGCTGCTTTTGGATTGCTCTTAATAATGAAAATCAAGTGATGGGAACCATTGGTATTGAACCTCTGACTGATGGGCAGGCTGTTCTTCGAAAAATGTTTTTGGATAAATCAATGCGTGGAGATAAAGATGAAAATTTAGCCCAACGATTGTTTGAAACCCTGCTTCAATATGCCAAAGAAAAAGGTTATGAGGCATTGTGGCTCGATACGCCGCCACCGGCAAAGGCGGCTCATAGATTTTACGAGCGAAATGGCTTTGACCTCATGCCCCCCGAAAGTGCACCATCAAGTTATAAATTGCCAAAGATTTCTGGCCTAAAAATTTACCGATTATTGATAAAATAA
- a CDS encoding efflux RND transporter permease subunit, producing the protein MRLVDFSVKNYQFTIIIFIMIMAIGVSSLLNMPKAEDPALKATFNSIVVVYPGTSPADMEKLIVDPIEDKMSEISDIKKVISTADEGVAQIRLEFVHSIDSEEKYNEVVRELNAIRSKLPSDIYSMDVLRFTPEGVNIIQCAVMSETAQYKDLEKEAERLKDNLLKVKSIKTAEIWAFPKQQITISVNLDKMAQFRIPLNRVLGSIQSENANIPAGNIEIGSRKFSVKTSGSYENIEEIKNTIVSSSGTTVTYLRDVADVKFDYEEETYLGRLNGKRAVFVTATMKDGSNIFTTGDQIRPIIDDFAKSLPADMRFEQSFDQVKSVSHRLFGLARDFGIAILLVLITLIPLGIRPAIIVMISIPLSLAMGLTMLDLAGFGINQLSVVGLVIALGLLVDDSIVVVENIARFLRTGMPRQQAAIEATKQISLAVLGCTATLIFAFLPLCFLPESAGDFIRSLPMAVIMTIIASLFVSLTIVPFLASLLMPREEHGENIVLRLMKKGIEGSYRKVLHKALEYPKTALLIALLIFGGSLALIPVVGTSVFPRSEKPQFLINIETPLGTTLQETNQAARFVENELLKHKIVKNFATNVGKSNPRIYYNTLPIGGTLSNYSQLFVQLQDHVEVPEREQFIDKLRATFDSYAGAKIRVIQFEQGAPFEAPLAVRIMGENLDSLRIISAKVEKVFKETKGTIYVNNPLSAQNVDLRVNINKDKAGMLGIPTADIDRTIRMGIAGVNLGIYKEKDGEEMNLNVSLPRNERPSMDVFSKVFVTNQMGTLVPLNQLATVGFETSPNRINHYDRERYSTVSAFIKSGFLTPEVTKEAVEKLKQVKLPKGYEIKMAGEVERSAETFGGLGTIIIITIFGIIAILILEFKTFKSTLIVLSVIPLGLIGAILILLFTGNSLSFTAIVGIIALAGIEVKNSILLVDYTNYLRKENGLSIDEAIEEAGETRFIPIVLTTMTAIGGMIPLIMEHSPLYSPLALVIVGGLISSLILTRIVTPVMYKLLPPSLK; encoded by the coding sequence ATGCGTTTAGTCGACTTTTCTGTTAAGAACTACCAATTCACTATTATCATCTTCATCATGATTATGGCCATTGGTGTGAGTTCTTTGCTCAATATGCCCAAAGCAGAAGACCCTGCGTTGAAGGCAACTTTTAATAGTATCGTGGTAGTTTACCCTGGTACTTCGCCTGCCGATATGGAGAAACTTATCGTTGACCCAATTGAAGATAAAATGTCTGAAATCAGCGATATTAAGAAAGTTATTTCTACTGCTGATGAGGGTGTTGCCCAAATCCGTTTGGAATTTGTTCATTCTATCGACTCCGAGGAAAAATACAATGAAGTTGTGCGTGAATTAAACGCCATTCGTTCGAAACTTCCCTCGGATATTTATAGCATGGATGTACTCCGCTTTACGCCCGAGGGTGTAAATATTATTCAATGTGCCGTGATGTCGGAAACTGCTCAGTACAAAGATTTAGAAAAAGAAGCAGAACGATTGAAAGATAACCTTCTAAAGGTAAAATCAATTAAAACGGCTGAAATCTGGGCATTCCCGAAACAACAAATAACTATTTCGGTAAATTTAGATAAAATGGCTCAGTTCAGAATTCCATTGAATCGAGTTTTAGGATCTATTCAGTCCGAAAATGCCAATATTCCTGCAGGAAATATTGAAATTGGTAGCCGTAAATTTAGTGTAAAAACCTCGGGTAGTTACGAAAATATCGAAGAAATAAAGAATACCATCGTAAGTTCATCGGGCACGACCGTTACTTATCTTAGAGATGTTGCCGATGTAAAATTCGATTACGAAGAAGAAACTTACTTGGGTCGTTTAAATGGTAAACGTGCCGTTTTCGTTACGGCAACCATGAAAGATGGTAGTAATATTTTTACAACGGGCGATCAAATTCGACCAATTATTGATGATTTTGCCAAAAGTTTACCCGCTGATATGCGATTCGAACAAAGTTTCGACCAAGTAAAAAGCGTTTCGCATCGTCTTTTTGGTTTAGCTCGTGACTTCGGAATTGCTATTCTTTTGGTGCTCATTACCCTTATTCCTCTGGGTATCCGTCCGGCCATTATCGTAATGATTTCTATTCCATTATCGTTGGCAATGGGGCTTACGATGCTCGATTTGGCGGGCTTTGGTATCAATCAGTTAAGTGTAGTTGGTCTTGTGATTGCCCTTGGACTTTTAGTGGATGACTCTATTGTGGTAGTTGAAAACATAGCTCGTTTCTTACGCACAGGTATGCCACGCCAGCAAGCAGCCATCGAAGCCACCAAACAAATTAGCTTAGCGGTTTTAGGCTGTACGGCAACTTTGATTTTTGCCTTCTTACCACTGTGTTTTTTACCAGAGTCGGCGGGTGATTTTATTAGAAGTCTTCCGATGGCTGTCATCATGACCATTATTGCATCGCTTTTTGTTTCGCTTACGATTGTTCCTTTTTTAGCGAGTTTACTCATGCCTCGTGAAGAACACGGCGAAAACATCGTACTTCGTTTGATGAAAAAAGGTATTGAAGGTTCATACCGCAAGGTTCTGCACAAAGCACTTGAATACCCCAAAACAGCTTTATTGATTGCCCTTTTGATTTTTGGTGGAAGCTTAGCCCTTATTCCTGTTGTTGGTACGAGTGTATTTCCTCGTTCAGAAAAACCACAGTTTTTGATTAATATCGAAACACCACTCGGTACAACGCTCCAAGAAACTAATCAAGCAGCTCGTTTTGTAGAAAATGAATTATTGAAGCATAAGATTGTCAAGAACTTTGCCACTAACGTTGGAAAATCTAACCCTCGAATTTATTATAATACATTGCCTATAGGTGGAACTTTATCGAATTATTCGCAACTTTTCGTACAACTACAAGATCATGTAGAAGTGCCTGAGCGTGAGCAATTTATTGATAAACTTCGTGCTACCTTTGATTCTTATGCAGGAGCAAAAATTCGGGTTATTCAGTTTGAGCAAGGGGCTCCATTCGAGGCACCATTGGCTGTGAGAATCATGGGTGAAAATCTTGATTCATTACGTATTATTTCTGCAAAAGTTGAAAAAGTTTTCAAAGAAACCAAAGGCACCATTTACGTAAATAACCCACTTTCTGCACAAAATGTAGATTTACGTGTAAATATCAATAAAGATAAAGCAGGTATGTTGGGCATTCCAACGGCTGATATTGACCGTACTATCAGGATGGGTATTGCTGGTGTGAACCTTGGAATTTACAAAGAAAAAGATGGTGAAGAGATGAATCTTAATGTAAGTTTACCAAGAAATGAACGCCCAAGCATGGATGTATTTTCTAAGGTTTTCGTTACAAATCAAATGGGTACACTTGTGCCTTTGAACCAATTGGCCACAGTGGGTTTTGAAACTTCACCAAATCGAATTAATCACTATGACCGTGAGCGTTATTCTACGGTTTCGGCCTTTATTAAGAGTGGTTTTCTTACACCAGAAGTAACGAAAGAAGCTGTTGAAAAACTCAAACAAGTAAAATTACCAAAGGGCTATGAAATAAAAATGGCAGGGGAAGTAGAGCGTTCGGCCGAAACTTTTGGTGGACTTGGCACAATCATCATTATCACAATCTTTGGTATTATTGCCATTCTGATTCTTGAATTTAAAACCTTTAAAAGTACGCTTATTGTACTTTCGGTTATTCCATTGGGCTTAATTGGAGCAATTTTAATTTTATTATTTACAGGAAATTCCCTTTCATTTACGGCCATCGTAGGTATCATCGCTCTAGCGGGTATTGAGGTAAAAAACTCTATTTTACTCGTAGATTATACCAATTATCTGCGTAAAGAAAATGGACTTTCGATTGATGAAGCTATCGAAGAAGCGGGCGAAACGCGATTTATACCAATTGTACTAACAACTATGACCGCCATTGGAGGTATGATTCCGCTCATTATGGAGCATTCGCCGCTTTACTCGCCGCTGGCTTTAGTAATTGTTGGGGGTTTAATTTCATCATTGATTCTAACCAGAATTGTTACACCAGTGATGTATAAATTACTTCCACCAAGTTTGAAATAA
- a CDS encoding PaaI family thioesterase, whose translation MNHALEFFKQHIGKNASEVSPSPLGRWLNGKLISAEEGSLIVEFTVREEMTNPGRILHGGTMASMLDDVMGMTVFSLGKENFYSTINLNVDYLLPAQVGESIFVKSKIIRAGKTVVNVVCEARNAQQKLLAQCSSNLVATSIKV comes from the coding sequence ATGAACCACGCTTTAGAATTTTTTAAACAACACATCGGGAAAAATGCCTCAGAAGTAAGTCCATCTCCGCTAGGTAGATGGCTAAACGGCAAGCTAATTTCAGCAGAAGAAGGCTCTTTAATAGTAGAATTTACCGTTCGTGAAGAGATGACTAATCCTGGTAGAATCTTACACGGGGGAACAATGGCGTCAATGCTTGATGATGTGATGGGAATGACAGTCTTTTCACTTGGTAAAGAAAACTTTTACTCTACTATCAACCTCAATGTCGATTACCTCTTACCTGCCCAAGTTGGAGAAAGTATTTTCGTGAAATCGAAAATTATTAGAGCAGGAAAAACAGTAGTAAATGTCGTATGTGAAGCACGTAATGCACAACAAAAACTATTGGCACAATGTAGTTCAAACTTAGTTGCCACTAGTATAAAAGTATAA
- a CDS encoding efflux RND transporter periplasmic adaptor subunit yields MKNYILLTTAIAFLAISCGKKQDTKKEETDETLTVEVQPVSKKSLSEPIIASGVLSSKSEMKLAFKTGGMIRRVYVQEGQFVKEGQLLAELDLSEIDAQVRQAKLGLEKSERDLERVKKLYADEAATLTNVQDATTGYDVAKQSVQVAEFNQKLSRIYAPTSGRILRKISEQGELITPFAPAFILGTGESAYLVNVGLADRDVVKVKLGDAATVYLDAYPDEPFHARVTQIAQTVNPATGTFEVELQLTPNGKKLISGFVAKAEISSAKGAATLSVPIEALVEADKDKAFVFTLNPNQTVNKTPVRIGHIFGSNVAITSGITEGTQIITKGANFLTDKAKVKINHNE; encoded by the coding sequence ATGAAAAATTATATTTTATTAACTACCGCAATAGCATTTTTGGCCATTTCTTGTGGAAAAAAACAAGACACCAAAAAAGAAGAAACCGACGAAACTCTCACGGTTGAAGTACAGCCAGTAAGCAAAAAATCGTTGAGCGAACCCATCATTGCCAGTGGTGTACTTTCATCAAAATCTGAAATGAAACTAGCCTTTAAAACAGGTGGCATGATTCGTCGAGTTTATGTGCAAGAAGGACAATTCGTGAAAGAAGGTCAACTATTAGCTGAACTTGATTTATCTGAAATTGATGCACAGGTTCGTCAAGCAAAATTAGGCTTAGAAAAATCTGAACGAGATTTAGAAAGAGTCAAAAAACTTTATGCCGATGAAGCCGCTACCCTCACCAACGTGCAAGATGCCACAACAGGCTATGATGTAGCCAAACAGAGTGTGCAAGTAGCTGAGTTTAACCAAAAATTATCGAGAATTTATGCCCCAACGAGTGGCCGTATTCTTAGAAAAATTTCTGAACAAGGCGAACTTATTACTCCATTTGCTCCTGCCTTTATTCTTGGTACTGGCGAAAGTGCCTACCTCGTAAATGTTGGTTTAGCCGATAGAGATGTAGTAAAGGTAAAGCTCGGCGATGCTGCTACTGTCTATCTTGATGCCTACCCCGATGAGCCATTTCATGCACGTGTAACTCAAATTGCTCAAACAGTCAATCCTGCTACTGGCACATTTGAAGTAGAATTACAACTCACCCCGAATGGTAAAAAATTAATTTCGGGTTTTGTGGCTAAAGCAGAAATTTCTTCAGCCAAAGGAGCAGCCACATTATCCGTGCCGATTGAGGCATTAGTTGAAGCCGACAAAGACAAAGCTTTTGTCTTCACTCTCAATCCAAACCAAACTGTCAATAAAACACCTGTAAGAATTGGCCATATTTTCGGAAGTAACGTAGCCATAACGTCTGGCATAACTGAGGGCACGCAAATCATAACCAAAGGAGCAAATTTTCTGACCGATAAAGCGAAGGTTAAAATAAATCATAATGAATAA
- a CDS encoding TetR/AcrR family transcriptional regulator, translated as MGVADRKEREKVEMRRQILAAAQKLFLEQGYEKTSIRNIAEVIEYSAGTIYLYFKDKNEILFALHVDAFNALMHAMQAGIGVETDPFERLISLGKSYLKYAFENPELYDLMFVMTAPMETLECRDEIWCDGERAFNTLKLVVGDCMQAGYFAGENVETVSVMMWSLVHGLATLHLRRRTMIFPEERRIQLLEEVYDRFVEMVKTYKRK; from the coding sequence ATGGGTGTTGCAGATAGAAAAGAAAGAGAAAAAGTAGAAATGAGGCGGCAAATATTAGCCGCCGCTCAAAAACTATTTTTGGAACAAGGCTACGAAAAAACCAGCATCCGTAATATTGCTGAAGTAATTGAGTATAGTGCGGGTACAATATACCTTTATTTCAAAGATAAAAATGAAATTCTTTTTGCCTTGCATGTAGATGCCTTCAACGCTCTCATGCATGCTATGCAAGCAGGTATTGGCGTAGAAACTGACCCTTTCGAACGCTTAATTTCATTAGGGAAAAGTTACCTCAAATACGCCTTTGAAAACCCCGAATTGTATGATTTAATGTTTGTGATGACCGCCCCCATGGAAACCCTCGAATGCAGAGATGAAATTTGGTGTGACGGCGAACGAGCATTTAATACACTTAAATTAGTGGTAGGAGATTGCATGCAAGCAGGGTATTTCGCTGGTGAAAATGTCGAGACCGTTTCGGTCATGATGTGGAGTTTAGTACATGGCCTTGCAACCTTACATTTACGCCGCCGAACCATGATTTTTCCAGAAGAACGCCGTATTCAACTTTTAGAAGAAGTCTATGACCGATTTGTTGAAATGGTAAAAACATACAAACGCAAATAA
- the tpiA gene encoding triose-phosphate isomerase, producing the protein MRKKIAAGNWKMNKTFEEGQILLSEVVNMVKDEVTNPNVQVIVCVPAPYLSSFGKMIDTPKVALGAQNCYPKASGAYTGEVSVPMLKSVGVSYIIIGHSERRQYFNESDAFLAEKVDAILAEGLTPIFCCGETLEQRNEGIHFDFVCGQLTNSLFHLSAEDLKKTVIAYEPIWAIGTGVTASNDQAQEMHKVLRDHLASKYGQEVADEISILYGGSVNGANAQELFACPDVDGGLVGGASLKSREFTNIAKSF; encoded by the coding sequence ATGAGAAAAAAAATCGCCGCTGGTAACTGGAAAATGAACAAAACTTTTGAAGAAGGTCAAATCTTACTTTCAGAAGTAGTAAATATGGTAAAAGACGAGGTAACAAACCCTAATGTACAGGTGATTGTTTGTGTACCTGCTCCTTATTTAAGCTCTTTCGGAAAAATGATTGATACGCCAAAAGTTGCTTTAGGTGCACAAAACTGTTATCCGAAGGCTTCGGGGGCATATACAGGTGAAGTTTCTGTTCCGATGTTGAAATCGGTAGGCGTAAGCTACATCATTATTGGTCACAGCGAGCGTCGTCAGTATTTCAATGAATCAGATGCATTTTTGGCTGAGAAAGTAGATGCAATCTTGGCAGAAGGTCTTACGCCAATCTTCTGCTGTGGCGAAACTTTAGAGCAACGCAACGAAGGTATTCATTTCGATTTCGTTTGTGGTCAGCTTACAAACAGCCTTTTCCACTTATCGGCTGAAGATTTGAAGAAGACCGTGATTGCTTACGAACCAATTTGGGCTATCGGTACTGGCGTAACGGCATCGAACGACCAAGCACAAGAAATGCACAAAGTTTTGAGAGACCATCTAGCATCAAAATATGGCCAAGAAGTAGCAGATGAAATTTCTATCCTTTATGGTGGAAGCGTAAACGGAGCCAATGCTCAAGAACTTTTCGCTTGTCCAGATGTTGATGGTGGTTTAGTTGGTGGTGCTTCTTTAAAATCAAGAGAGTTTACAAATATTGCAAAGTCATTCTAA
- a CDS encoding TolC family protein: protein MKKLFLFYLLFPLAAAAQTSPILESYIQEGLKQNLGLKQERLEIEKSLENINQAKANFMPKLTFNPNYTLAAGGRKLSFPIGDLLNPVYSTLNQLTKTNNFPQVENVNQLLAPNNFHDTKFNFQYPIFNTDIRYNLLIQRDLLTAQEAKKRILENEIRYSITTAYLQYLQTLEAQKIFDASRNLLTDFVKLNEKLVGNNVATKDVIYSAEYEVSKLDQQVAVLEKNRETVKVFLNYLMNRELMTEIVADTNLVNRIGQTAALPQLKEDALSNRQELNMLRTNIKVSETAIKLQEMNALRPQVFVGGSTGFQGFGYTFKDQAYILGQIGLSWDIYHGYEKKSKIQQAKIQKNILDTKFEEVQKQIQLQVSQAYFELEASKKALNTAKEGTLKAEKYFKVVESRYRNGQAIMIEYLRASNEVITARLQESVARYDILLKQANLDKVGAVK, encoded by the coding sequence ATGAAAAAGCTATTTTTATTTTATCTATTATTTCCATTGGCCGCGGCAGCACAAACCTCCCCTATACTTGAATCATACATTCAAGAAGGTTTAAAACAAAACTTAGGCTTGAAGCAAGAACGCCTCGAAATCGAGAAATCGCTTGAAAATATCAACCAAGCCAAAGCGAACTTTATGCCTAAGCTTACTTTCAATCCGAATTACACCTTAGCTGCAGGTGGTAGAAAATTATCTTTCCCGATTGGTGATTTACTAAACCCTGTTTATTCAACACTCAATCAACTTACCAAAACAAACAATTTCCCGCAGGTAGAAAACGTGAATCAATTATTAGCACCTAATAATTTTCATGATACAAAGTTTAATTTTCAATATCCTATTTTCAATACTGATATTCGCTATAACCTACTTATTCAGAGAGATTTACTAACTGCACAAGAAGCCAAAAAAAGAATTTTAGAAAACGAAATTCGATACAGTATCACTACCGCTTATTTGCAGTATCTACAAACACTCGAAGCACAAAAAATCTTTGATGCCTCAAGAAACCTACTCACTGATTTTGTGAAACTCAATGAAAAATTAGTAGGCAATAACGTGGCCACCAAAGATGTCATCTATTCGGCTGAATATGAAGTAAGTAAACTCGACCAGCAAGTGGCCGTTTTGGAAAAGAATAGAGAAACAGTAAAGGTTTTCTTGAATTATTTGATGAATCGAGAATTAATGACTGAAATAGTTGCTGATACTAATTTAGTTAATAGAATCGGACAAACAGCCGCCCTACCCCAACTTAAAGAAGATGCTCTCAGTAATCGGCAAGAACTGAACATGTTACGCACAAACATAAAAGTTAGTGAAACAGCCATTAAATTACAAGAAATGAATGCCCTACGTCCGCAAGTATTTGTAGGTGGAAGTACGGGGTTTCAAGGTTTTGGTTATACATTCAAAGACCAAGCTTACATTTTAGGGCAAATTGGCCTAAGTTGGGACATCTACCATGGCTACGAGAAAAAATCAAAAATACAGCAAGCCAAAATTCAAAAAAACATACTCGATACAAAGTTCGAGGAAGTACAAAAACAAATACAATTGCAAGTTTCTCAGGCATATTTTGAGTTAGAAGCTTCCAAAAAAGCCTTAAATACCGCCAAAGAAGGAACCCTGAAAGCTGAGAAATATTTTAAGGTAGTGGAAAGCAGATACCGAAACGGGCAGGCGATCATGATTGAGTATTTACGTGCCTCGAATGAAGTTATCACCGCTCGTTTGCAAGAGTCAGTAGCTCGATATGATATACTTTTAAAGCAAGCGAATTTGGATAAAGTTGGAGCGGTAAAGTAA
- a CDS encoding four helix bundle protein, which yields MGQENKPNIILEKSFAFSVRIVKLYKWFYKNHSEVLPLAKQLLRSGTSIGANAEEADSAYSKKEFSAKFSICLKEAKETKYWIRLLYASEYLDENMFISLKNDVEELQKIITAILKSSKE from the coding sequence ATGGGTCAAGAAAATAAGCCAAATATCATTTTAGAAAAGTCTTTTGCTTTTTCAGTGCGTATAGTAAAACTATATAAATGGTTTTACAAAAATCATTCTGAAGTCTTACCCTTAGCAAAACAATTACTGAGAAGTGGGACATCAATAGGTGCGAATGCTGAAGAAGCTGATAGTGCATATTCGAAAAAAGAATTTTCCGCAAAGTTTAGTATTTGCTTAAAAGAAGCAAAAGAAACTAAATACTGGATTCGCTTGCTCTATGCTTCAGAATATTTGGATGAAAACATGTTTATTTCACTCAAAAATGATGTTGAGGAATTACAGAAAATAATAACAGCAATATTAAAATCATCAAAAGAATAG
- a CDS encoding GNAT family N-acetyltransferase, which yields MQTIEIIELDPSNETHKQAFKQINYEWIKKYFKVEQGDLDSLENPEKYFISTGGAVLLARRCEEYLGTSALKPIGSDAYELCKMGVTEAARGLGVGKLIGEAIVQKARDLGAKRVYLETNSTLAPALALYKKLGFSRIENFTSPYERADVAMEIWL from the coding sequence ATGCAAACAATAGAAATCATAGAACTTGACCCATCAAATGAGACTCATAAACAGGCTTTTAAGCAGATAAATTATGAGTGGATAAAAAAGTATTTTAAGGTTGAACAAGGCGATTTAGACTCGCTCGAAAATCCTGAAAAATATTTTATAAGTACAGGTGGTGCGGTTCTTTTAGCTCGTAGATGTGAAGAATATTTAGGCACTTCTGCACTAAAACCAATAGGTAGTGATGCCTACGAACTTTGTAAAATGGGCGTAACCGAGGCTGCAAGAGGCTTAGGAGTTGGCAAGTTGATTGGTGAGGCAATTGTGCAAAAAGCTCGTGATTTAGGTGCAAAGCGTGTTTATCTCGAAACCAATTCGACGCTTGCTCCTGCATTGGCTTTGTATAAAAAACTGGGTTTTAGTAGGATAGAAAACTTTACCTCGCCTTATGAGCGTGCCGATGTAGCTATGGAAATTTGGTTATAG
- a CDS encoding YdeI/OmpD-associated family protein codes for MENEDFKSIYLENRNAWRSWLIENHASEKNIWIKIYKKQSQTPSVYYDEAVDEALCFGWVDSSIKKGNDEFYYQFFAKRNPKSNWSRINKAKVEKLLSEGLMAEAGLKMVEIAKEIGTWTALDDVENLISPPDLQEKLEQNPTAKGYFEAFPRSVKRGILEWLLNAKQAETRQKRIEEIVSLAEKNERANQYKPKV; via the coding sequence ATGGAAAACGAAGATTTCAAAAGTATTTATCTTGAAAACCGAAATGCATGGAGAAGTTGGTTGATAGAAAACCACGCTTCTGAAAAGAATATTTGGATAAAAATATATAAAAAACAAAGTCAAACACCCAGCGTTTATTATGATGAAGCAGTTGATGAAGCCCTGTGCTTTGGGTGGGTAGATAGCTCAATTAAGAAAGGAAACGATGAGTTTTATTATCAGTTTTTTGCCAAAAGAAACCCCAAAAGCAACTGGAGCAGAATAAATAAAGCAAAAGTTGAAAAACTCCTTAGCGAAGGCTTAATGGCCGAAGCTGGCCTAAAAATGGTTGAAATTGCTAAAGAGATAGGTACTTGGACAGCTTTAGATGATGTTGAAAATCTCATCAGTCCGCCCGATTTGCAAGAAAAATTAGAACAAAATCCAACTGCTAAAGGTTATTTTGAAGCTTTTCCGCGTTCGGTAAAACGAGGAATTTTAGAGTGGCTTCTTAATGCCAAACAAGCAGAGACTCGCCAAAAACGTATTGAGGAAATTGTAAGTTTAGCCGAAAAAAACGAACGAGCAAATCAGTATAAACCAAAGGTTTAG